The Muricauda sp. SCSIO 65647 genome includes a region encoding these proteins:
- a CDS encoding HD domain-containing protein has protein sequence MAKSNKLNIFNDPIYGFIGTQNELILELVDHRYFQRLRRISQMGMSYLVFPGAHHTRFHHALGSMHLMTQAIQLLRLKNVLISGEEENGLLCAILLHDIGHGPFSHALEDSLVSGIGHEQLSIRFMERLNQVFDGRLHLALQIFKGTYPRKFMNQLVSSQLDMDRLDYLKRDSFYTGVTEGNINSERLITMLNVVNDELVIEEKGIYAVEKFLMARRFMYWQVYLHKTSLMAELLLVKILKRARFLVSRGKNLEGSEALKFFLNHSITNNAFDDDILDGFANLDDIDVLSAIKRWQGSDDLVLARLCKMLLERRLLKIKLRNKPINPQRLGEKLAWVKKEYQLGDEEAQYFVFSGLVKNQVYDNEYQKINILGKNGKLNDLEKVSDHFGRGTFPKITTKYYACYPKASV, from the coding sequence TTTACGGTTTTATTGGAACTCAGAATGAACTAATTTTAGAGCTGGTCGACCATCGGTATTTTCAGCGATTGCGGCGCATATCACAAATGGGCATGTCATATTTGGTGTTTCCTGGGGCACACCATACCCGATTTCACCATGCCTTGGGCAGTATGCACTTGATGACCCAGGCCATTCAGCTGTTGCGGTTAAAGAATGTTCTTATTTCAGGGGAAGAGGAAAATGGATTGCTCTGCGCGATATTATTACATGATATCGGCCATGGCCCCTTTTCACACGCTTTGGAAGATTCGTTGGTAAGCGGTATCGGTCATGAACAATTGTCGATACGTTTTATGGAACGATTGAACCAAGTTTTTGACGGTCGTTTGCATCTGGCCCTGCAGATTTTCAAGGGCACCTACCCTAGAAAATTCATGAACCAATTGGTCTCAAGCCAGTTAGATATGGATCGTTTAGATTATCTCAAGCGCGACAGCTTTTATACCGGGGTCACCGAAGGCAACATCAACTCTGAGCGATTGATTACCATGCTCAATGTGGTCAACGATGAATTGGTGATCGAAGAGAAAGGGATATATGCCGTTGAAAAATTTCTGATGGCCCGTAGGTTCATGTACTGGCAGGTGTACCTGCACAAGACCAGTTTGATGGCCGAGTTGCTTTTGGTCAAGATTTTAAAGAGGGCCAGGTTTTTGGTCAGTAGGGGCAAAAACCTCGAGGGCAGCGAAGCTTTAAAGTTCTTTTTAAACCATTCAATAACAAACAATGCATTTGATGATGACATTCTAGATGGTTTTGCCAATCTTGATGATATCGACGTACTATCGGCCATAAAGCGCTGGCAGGGCTCAGATGATCTTGTGCTGGCCAGGCTTTGTAAAATGCTGTTGGAACGAAGGCTCCTGAAAATAAAATTGAGAAACAAGCCAATAAACCCACAACGACTTGGCGAAAAATTGGCATGGGTAAAAAAAGAATACCAGTTGGGCGATGAAGAGGCACAATATTTTGTGTTTTCAGGTCTGGTGAAAAACCAGGTATATGACAATGAATACCAAAAAATCAACATCCTTGGAAAAAATGGAAAGCTGAACGACCTTGAAAAGGTTTCCGACCATTTTGGCAGGGGCACTTTTCCAAAGATTACGACCAAATACTATGCCTGCTATCCCAAAGCAAGCGTTTGA
- the lpxD gene encoding UDP-3-O-(3-hydroxymyristoyl)glucosamine N-acyltransferase yields the protein MKFTATQIAGILEGEVEGNPQTAVHKLSKIEEGEKGSLTFLANPKYTPYIYSTKASITIVNKDFVPEQAISTTLIKVEDAYKSFSKLLEYYNQVKNNKIGIESPSYISESAMYGEGFYFGAFSYLGDNVKIGDNVKVYPNVYIGDNVTIGNDVLIYAGAKIYSESIIGNDCVIHSGAIIGADGFGFTPNEKGEYSKVPQTGNVILEDNVDVGAGTTIDRATLGSTILRKGVKLDNQIQIAHNVEIGEHTAIAAQTGVAGSTKIGKHCLIGGQVGIVGHIIIGDRVKIQAQSGIGRNVKDDEVLQGSPALNYGDYNKSYVHFKNLPKIVNQIADLEKRSDSDTDEQ from the coding sequence ATGAAATTTACGGCCACCCAAATTGCTGGAATACTAGAGGGAGAGGTTGAGGGAAATCCTCAAACGGCCGTCCACAAATTGTCAAAAATAGAAGAGGGAGAAAAGGGGTCGTTGACATTTTTGGCCAATCCGAAATACACTCCCTATATATACTCGACCAAGGCGTCAATTACCATTGTCAACAAAGATTTCGTGCCCGAACAGGCAATCTCGACCACTTTGATAAAGGTCGAAGATGCCTATAAATCGTTCTCAAAATTATTGGAATACTACAATCAAGTCAAGAACAACAAGATTGGTATTGAGAGTCCATCGTATATTTCTGAGAGCGCGATGTACGGTGAAGGGTTCTATTTTGGGGCTTTTTCATATTTGGGCGATAATGTGAAAATTGGCGACAATGTCAAGGTTTACCCCAATGTATATATAGGTGACAATGTTACCATTGGTAATGATGTCTTGATTTATGCAGGGGCCAAGATCTATTCTGAATCCATAATCGGTAATGATTGCGTCATACATAGTGGTGCCATTATCGGGGCTGATGGTTTTGGTTTTACACCAAATGAAAAAGGTGAGTACAGCAAGGTTCCCCAAACGGGCAATGTGATTTTAGAAGACAATGTAGATGTTGGCGCGGGTACGACCATTGATAGGGCCACCCTTGGGTCGACCATTTTGCGAAAGGGCGTGAAGTTAGACAATCAAATTCAGATCGCCCATAATGTCGAGATTGGTGAACATACCGCCATTGCCGCACAGACCGGGGTCGCGGGATCTACCAAAATCGGCAAGCATTGCTTGATCGGTGGCCAAGTGGGTATTGTTGGGCACATTATCATTGGAGATCGGGTGAAGATACAGGCCCAATCCGGTATTGGACGCAATGTAAAGGACGATGAGGTATTGCAAGGGTCGCCAGCACTCAATTATGGAGACTATAATAAATCATACGTACACTTCAAAAACTTGCCCAAGATTGTAAATCAAATTGCTGACTTAGAAAAAAGGAGTGACAGTGATACAGACGAGCAGTAA
- a CDS encoding bifunctional UDP-3-O-[3-hydroxymyristoyl] N-acetylglucosamine deacetylase/3-hydroxyacyl-ACP dehydratase: protein MTVIQTSSKQKTIKKSVSLKGVGLHTGENVTMTFNPAGADHGYAFKRIDLEGEPIIEADANYVVNTQRGTNLEKNGVKIQTSEHVLAALMGMDIDNVLIELDAPEPPIMDGSSKFFVEALEEAGVEEQKADREEYVVNDVISYKDEATGSEITVIPAEEYQVTTMVDFGTKVLGTQNATLEHLSDFKDEIADARTFSFLHELEMLLEHGLIKGGDLNNAIVYVDKEISGATMKKLEKAFNKKKLSVKPNGILDNLTLHQPNEAARHKLLDVVGDLALVGTRIRGKVIANKPGHYVNTQFAKKLHKIIKMERRNYVPKVDLHATPVKDVNQIMEMLPHRPPFLLIDKILELSDKHVIGVKNVTMNEPFFVGHFPGAPVMPGVLQIEAMAQTGGILVLSTVPDPENYLTYLLKIDNVRYKQQVVPGDTLIFKLDLISPIRRGICEMQGQAYANGKLVSEALIMAQITKVKGN from the coding sequence GTGACAGTGATACAGACGAGCAGTAAGCAAAAAACGATTAAAAAGTCGGTTTCCTTAAAGGGGGTCGGCCTCCATACTGGAGAAAATGTAACCATGACCTTTAACCCTGCAGGGGCCGACCACGGTTATGCCTTTAAGCGGATAGACCTTGAGGGTGAACCCATCATCGAAGCCGATGCCAACTATGTGGTCAACACCCAAAGGGGAACCAACCTTGAGAAAAACGGGGTGAAGATACAGACATCAGAGCATGTTTTGGCCGCTTTGATGGGAATGGACATTGACAATGTCTTGATTGAATTGGATGCGCCAGAACCCCCGATCATGGACGGTTCTTCCAAATTTTTTGTCGAGGCGTTGGAAGAAGCAGGTGTTGAAGAACAAAAGGCCGACCGCGAAGAATATGTGGTCAATGATGTTATTTCATATAAGGATGAAGCCACGGGAAGTGAGATTACGGTAATTCCGGCTGAAGAGTACCAAGTGACCACTATGGTCGATTTTGGAACCAAAGTACTCGGCACCCAGAACGCTACCTTAGAGCACCTTTCAGATTTTAAGGACGAAATCGCCGATGCGCGTACCTTTAGCTTTCTGCACGAACTCGAAATGCTGTTAGAGCACGGGTTGATAAAGGGTGGTGATCTGAACAACGCCATAGTTTACGTTGACAAGGAGATTTCTGGGGCCACCATGAAAAAATTGGAAAAGGCATTCAACAAAAAGAAGCTTTCGGTAAAGCCCAACGGCATACTTGACAATTTGACGCTCCACCAACCGAATGAAGCGGCAAGGCACAAACTACTCGATGTAGTGGGCGACCTTGCACTGGTGGGCACCAGGATCAGGGGAAAAGTCATTGCCAACAAGCCAGGGCATTACGTTAATACCCAGTTTGCCAAAAAACTGCACAAGATCATAAAAATGGAACGCCGAAATTACGTTCCGAAGGTCGATCTACATGCCACCCCTGTAAAAGACGTGAACCAAATAATGGAAATGCTACCCCATCGGCCACCATTTCTGTTGATCGATAAAATACTCGAGCTTTCAGACAAGCATGTCATTGGGGTAAAAAATGTGACCATGAACGAACCTTTTTTTGTCGGCCACTTTCCTGGGGCGCCCGTTATGCCTGGGGTGCTGCAAATTGAGGCCATGGCGCAGACCGGCGGAATTTTGGTGTTGAGCACGGTACCCGACCCTGAAAACTACCTTACTTATCTTTTGAAGATCGATAACGTTCGATATAAGCAGCAAGTTGTGCCGGGCGACACGTTGATATTCAAGCTCGATTTGATTTCACCGATTCGTAGGGGCATTTGCGAAATGCAGGGCCAAGCTTATGCAAACGGAAAATTGGTTTCAGAAGCGCTCATTATGGCACAGATCACTAAAGTAAAAGGAAACTGA
- the lpxA gene encoding acyl-ACP--UDP-N-acetylglucosamine O-acyltransferase — protein MNQPLAYVHPGAKIAKNVVIEPFTTIHNNVVIGEGTWIGSNVTIMEGARIGKNCNIFPGAIISAIPQDLKYKGEDTTVHIGDNTTIRECATINKGTEDRMKTVIGKNCLIMAYCHVAHDCFIGDNCIFSNNSTLAGHVTIGDNVVLAGMVAVHQFVSIGQHAFVTGGSLVRKDVPPFVKAAREPLSYVGINSIGLRRRGFEADKIREIQNIYRILYQKHYNNSQAAEIIEAEMEATPERDEILQFIRDSQRGIMKGYFSTN, from the coding sequence ATGAACCAACCCCTTGCTTACGTACATCCAGGAGCCAAGATTGCCAAAAATGTGGTCATTGAACCCTTTACGACCATCCATAATAATGTGGTGATAGGAGAGGGAACCTGGATAGGCTCAAACGTGACCATTATGGAAGGTGCCCGAATAGGCAAGAACTGTAATATTTTTCCCGGTGCGATAATTTCTGCGATTCCGCAAGACCTGAAATATAAAGGGGAGGACACTACGGTGCACATTGGCGATAACACCACTATACGGGAATGTGCGACCATAAACAAGGGCACCGAAGATCGAATGAAGACGGTCATCGGTAAAAACTGCCTGATAATGGCCTATTGCCACGTAGCGCATGATTGCTTTATCGGTGACAACTGTATTTTTTCCAACAACTCGACCTTGGCAGGCCATGTGACCATTGGTGATAATGTAGTGCTGGCCGGCATGGTGGCCGTGCACCAATTTGTATCGATAGGCCAGCACGCCTTTGTGACCGGGGGATCTTTGGTGAGAAAAGATGTGCCACCTTTCGTAAAAGCCGCTCGAGAGCCCCTTTCGTATGTGGGGATCAATTCAATTGGGCTGCGAAGAAGGGGATTCGAGGCCGATAAAATACGTGAGATACAGAACATCTATAGAATTCTATACCAAAAACATTACAACAATTCTCAAGCTGCAGAAATCATAGAGGCAGAAATGGAAGCTACCCCTGAAAGGGATGAAATCTTACAGTTTATCAGAGATTCACAGCGCGGCATCATGAAAGGATATTTCAGCACAAATTAA
- the efp gene encoding elongation factor P, with product MANTSDIRKGLCIKYNNDIYKIVEFLHVKPGKGPAFVRTKLKSVTTGKVIDNTFSAGHKIEDVRVETRSYQFLYAEGETYHFMNTDDYNQIALQKNNLDSPELIKEGEVVTIIFNAEDNMPLSVEMPASVVLEVTHTEPGVKGNTATNATKPATVETGARINVPLFINEGDRIKIDTSNGSYQERAKE from the coding sequence ATGGCAAACACATCAGATATTCGAAAGGGATTGTGCATCAAGTACAACAATGACATATATAAAATAGTCGAATTCTTGCACGTAAAACCAGGTAAGGGTCCAGCATTTGTGCGTACCAAGCTAAAAAGTGTGACAACGGGCAAGGTCATCGACAACACCTTCTCAGCGGGCCATAAGATTGAAGATGTCAGGGTTGAAACACGCTCGTACCAGTTTTTGTATGCCGAGGGGGAGACCTACCACTTCATGAACACAGATGACTACAATCAAATCGCTTTGCAAAAAAACAATTTGGATAGCCCTGAGCTTATAAAAGAAGGCGAGGTGGTCACCATTATTTTCAACGCAGAAGACAACATGCCCTTGTCGGTCGAGATGCCTGCCAGCGTGGTGCTCGAGGTTACCCATACCGAGCCGGGCGTAAAGGGCAACACGGCAACGAACGCCACTAAACCTGCGACCGTTGAGACCGGTGCACGTATCAATGTTCCCCTGTTCATCAATGAAGGGGATAGAATAAAGATCGATACCTCGAACGGTTCTTATCAAGAGAGGGCCAAAGAGTAG
- a CDS encoding UDP-3-O-(3-hydroxymyristoyl)glucosamine N-acyltransferase, translating into MKFPRTYQLREIAKIINAQYVGADDFPVLGMNEIHVVEAGDIVFVDHPKYYEKALQSKATVVLINKEVECPDGKALLISEDPFRDFNKLTLHFNPFERASTSISDTARIGEGTVIQPNVFIGNNVRIGKNCLIHPNVTIYDDCVIGSNVTIHSGTVLGADAFYYKNRPEGYDKLVSGGNVVIEDNVDIGAGCTIDRGVTGSTTIKEGSKLDNQIQVGHDTVIGKKCLIASQVGIAGCVVVEDEVTFWGQVGVTSGATIGKGAVVLAQTGISKSLKGGKTYFGSPAEESREKLKQMAGVRQIPYILEKLKKIGD; encoded by the coding sequence ATGAAATTTCCTCGAACATATCAATTAAGGGAAATTGCCAAAATCATCAATGCCCAATATGTCGGTGCTGATGATTTTCCGGTTTTGGGCATGAACGAGATCCATGTGGTCGAAGCAGGCGATATTGTGTTTGTAGACCATCCGAAGTACTATGAGAAGGCCTTACAGTCAAAGGCAACGGTCGTATTGATCAATAAAGAAGTGGAATGCCCTGATGGAAAAGCATTGCTCATTTCTGAAGATCCTTTTCGTGATTTCAACAAACTCACCCTTCATTTCAACCCATTTGAGCGTGCCAGTACCAGCATTTCCGATACCGCCCGAATAGGGGAGGGTACTGTTATACAGCCCAACGTATTCATTGGAAACAATGTAAGAATCGGGAAAAATTGTTTGATCCACCCGAACGTGACCATTTACGATGATTGTGTGATCGGTAGCAATGTCACCATCCATTCAGGAACAGTGTTGGGTGCTGATGCCTTTTACTATAAGAATCGTCCTGAGGGGTATGATAAATTGGTTTCTGGAGGCAATGTCGTCATTGAAGATAATGTTGATATTGGCGCAGGATGTACCATTGATCGTGGTGTTACGGGAAGCACTACTATCAAGGAAGGTTCAAAATTGGACAATCAGATTCAAGTGGGCCACGATACCGTTATTGGTAAGAAATGCCTAATCGCCTCGCAAGTGGGCATAGCGGGCTGCGTAGTGGTAGAAGACGAGGTCACCTTTTGGGGTCAGGTTGGTGTCACCAGCGGGGCTACCATAGGCAAGGGTGCCGTGGTGCTCGCGCAGACGGGTATTTCCAAATCATTGAAAGGCGGCAAAACCTATTTTGGAAGTCCTGCGGAAGAGTCCCGTGAAAAACTCAAGCAAATGGCCGGCGTTCGACAGATACCCTACATACTTGAGAAGTTAAAAAAGATTGGGGATTGA
- the sucD gene encoding succinate--CoA ligase subunit alpha: MSVLVNKDSKIIVQGFTGSEGTFHAEQMIEYGTNVVGGVTPGKGGQEHLGKPVFNTVEEAVEKVGADTSIIFVPPAFAADAIMEAANAGIKVVITITEGIPVADMVKAYDYIKNLDCVLIGPNCPGVITPEEAKVGIMPGFVFKKGNVGIVSKSGTLTYEASDQVVRQGLGISTAIGIGGDPIIGTTTKNAVEMLINDPETECVVMIGEIGGQLEAEAARWYKENGSNKPIVGFIAGETAPAGRTMGHAGAIVGGSDDTAQAKKKIMRECGIHVVDSPADIGLKVKEVMA, from the coding sequence ATGAGTGTTTTAGTCAATAAAGATTCCAAGATCATTGTTCAGGGTTTTACAGGAAGCGAAGGCACGTTTCATGCCGAACAAATGATTGAGTATGGTACCAATGTCGTAGGAGGGGTGACTCCTGGAAAAGGCGGCCAAGAGCATTTGGGCAAACCTGTGTTCAATACGGTCGAAGAAGCCGTCGAAAAGGTCGGAGCCGATACCAGCATCATTTTTGTGCCGCCTGCTTTTGCTGCCGATGCCATTATGGAAGCGGCCAATGCCGGCATTAAGGTGGTCATCACGATTACTGAGGGCATTCCGGTTGCCGATATGGTTAAAGCCTATGACTACATCAAGAATCTAGACTGTGTTTTGATAGGTCCCAATTGCCCGGGGGTGATAACACCTGAAGAGGCCAAAGTAGGAATAATGCCCGGATTCGTTTTCAAAAAGGGCAATGTGGGAATCGTCTCCAAATCTGGAACGTTGACCTACGAAGCCTCAGACCAAGTGGTAAGACAAGGTTTGGGTATTTCGACTGCCATAGGCATTGGTGGTGACCCCATAATTGGCACAACGACCAAAAACGCAGTTGAAATGCTCATCAATGACCCTGAGACCGAGTGTGTGGTCATGATCGGAGAGATAGGGGGGCAGCTTGAGGCCGAGGCCGCAAGGTGGTACAAAGAAAATGGCAGCAACAAGCCCATTGTGGGTTTCATTGCAGGCGAGACCGCTCCAGCTGGCAGAACCATGGGGCATGCGGGGGCCATCGTAGGAGGTAGCGATGACACTGCACAGGCAAAAAAGAAAATAATGCGCGAATGTGGTATCCATGTGGTCGACTCACCTGCTGATATCGGCCTTAAGGTAAAAGAGGTAATGGCCTGA
- the fabG gene encoding 3-oxoacyl-[acyl-carrier-protein] reductase yields MKLLEGKNTIITGASRGIGSGIAKVFAEQGANVAFTYSSSEGPALELQKELQGLGVKAKAYKSNAASFEESEKLVAQVLEDFGSIDVLVNNAGITKDNLLMRMGEEDFDSVIEVNLKSVFNMTKAVQRTMLKQRKGSIINMSSVVGVKGNAGQANYAASKAGMIGFTKSIALELGSRNIRCNAIAPGFIETEMTEKLDEKTVQGWRDAIPLKRGGSPEDVANACLYLASDMSAYVTGQVLNVDGGMLT; encoded by the coding sequence ATGAAATTACTCGAAGGAAAAAATACCATTATAACAGGTGCCAGTCGTGGAATCGGAAGTGGCATTGCCAAAGTCTTCGCCGAACAGGGTGCCAATGTAGCCTTTACCTATTCATCAAGTGAGGGCCCCGCACTCGAACTGCAAAAAGAACTGCAAGGGTTGGGTGTCAAGGCCAAGGCCTATAAAAGTAATGCGGCCAGTTTTGAAGAATCTGAAAAATTGGTGGCCCAGGTGCTGGAAGATTTTGGTAGTATAGATGTGTTGGTTAACAATGCGGGCATTACCAAAGACAATCTGCTCATGCGCATGGGCGAAGAAGATTTTGATTCGGTCATCGAGGTCAATCTGAAGTCGGTGTTCAATATGACGAAGGCCGTGCAGCGCACCATGTTGAAACAGCGCAAGGGCTCCATCATCAATATGAGCAGTGTGGTGGGTGTAAAGGGCAATGCGGGCCAAGCGAACTATGCGGCCTCCAAGGCCGGAATGATAGGCTTTACCAAATCAATTGCCTTAGAACTGGGTTCGCGTAACATTCGTTGTAATGCCATTGCACCGGGGTTCATCGAAACCGAAATGACCGAAAAATTAGACGAGAAAACGGTGCAGGGCTGGCGTGATGCCATTCCGCTCAAGCGTGGTGGCAGCCCAGAAGATGTCGCCAATGCCTGTCTGTACTTGGCCTCTGATATGTCGGCATATGTCACGGGACAAGTGCTCAATGTTGATGGGGGCATGCTCACATAA
- a CDS encoding VWA domain-containing protein: MQTQTILLIILAGFASLVVAYWQYLRKAKRSNLKVTLFFLRFLSFFVAALLLINPKFTRHENFVEKPNLVMAIDNSESISRLGGVEAFHEISDKIQGTGELADRFNIFRYGFDNTVSVGDSIDFGGKYTNVHNALQRIEKIHDRQNTALVLLTDGNQNLGFDYEFQKYGDGLTIFPLVLGDTTRYEDFWVERINLNRYAFLNNKFPVEVTVIYEGDGPRSTEMQVFMDGQLVQSVQLSFDSDTNSTTIDMSLQAGTVGNKTITASIGRLPNERNTANNSKQAVIEVIDEKTNVALVSDKLHPDMGVLKKAIESNAQRQVAFKNPNIDLETLDDFDVLILYQPNRSFQKIYDYIKNRGIGVFTIAGTKTDWNFLNSVQSAYTKESFRQAEDVFPVKNETFGLFDLGGLSVEGFPPLKIDLGEIMMNQNHEPLFFQRIRGVDMEAPLMTVLNDPKEIVLFGEDIWKWRIETYRQNGSFEAFDALLGRLLLNITANAAKRRLTVNYNSIYDGKMGVVIGASYFDKAFVFDANASLGITVKNTETGQSRTIPMLLKGNRYDVDLGDLPAGEYDFTVTVGGENTSRSGSFKILDFDLEGQFLSANDDKLQRLAEKSNGRLFYPDQNGDLVQQLLTDERFVPIQKGRQNVVSLIDFRILLGLLALTLAAEWFIRKYNGLL, encoded by the coding sequence ATGCAGACACAGACCATTTTGTTGATTATTCTTGCCGGGTTCGCCTCTTTGGTTGTGGCATATTGGCAGTATTTACGAAAGGCGAAACGGTCTAATTTGAAAGTAACCCTATTTTTCTTGCGGTTCTTGAGCTTTTTTGTGGCTGCTCTGCTATTGATCAATCCGAAGTTTACCAGACACGAAAATTTTGTCGAGAAGCCCAATTTGGTAATGGCCATAGACAACTCTGAATCAATATCACGATTGGGTGGGGTAGAGGCTTTTCATGAAATTTCAGATAAGATTCAAGGCACAGGTGAACTCGCTGATCGCTTTAATATCTTCCGTTATGGTTTTGACAATACGGTTTCGGTGGGCGACAGTATCGATTTCGGGGGAAAGTACACCAATGTCCACAATGCGCTGCAGCGCATTGAGAAGATACATGATCGACAAAATACGGCCTTGGTGCTGTTGACCGATGGCAATCAGAATCTTGGTTTTGATTATGAATTTCAGAAGTATGGCGATGGGTTGACCATATTTCCTTTGGTATTGGGCGATACCACTCGTTATGAAGATTTTTGGGTAGAGCGGATCAATTTGAATCGTTACGCTTTTTTGAACAATAAGTTTCCAGTTGAGGTGACCGTTATTTATGAAGGTGACGGGCCACGATCCACAGAAATGCAGGTATTCATGGACGGACAACTGGTTCAGAGCGTGCAATTATCTTTTGATTCCGACACGAACAGCACGACCATAGACATGTCTTTACAGGCAGGTACCGTGGGCAATAAAACAATCACGGCATCGATAGGCCGACTGCCCAATGAGCGTAACACGGCCAATAACAGTAAACAGGCTGTAATCGAAGTCATTGACGAAAAGACAAATGTGGCCTTGGTTTCTGATAAATTGCACCCAGACATGGGCGTATTGAAGAAGGCCATTGAATCGAACGCGCAACGACAGGTTGCTTTCAAGAATCCGAATATCGATTTGGAAACGCTTGATGATTTTGATGTATTGATTCTCTACCAACCCAATAGGTCGTTTCAAAAAATCTATGACTATATCAAAAACAGGGGTATAGGGGTATTCACCATTGCCGGCACCAAAACGGACTGGAATTTTCTCAATAGCGTGCAATCAGCCTATACCAAAGAAAGTTTCCGCCAGGCAGAGGACGTTTTCCCCGTAAAAAACGAAACTTTTGGTCTTTTTGATTTGGGCGGATTATCGGTAGAGGGGTTCCCTCCCCTTAAAATAGATCTGGGCGAGATTATGATGAACCAGAACCATGAACCTCTCTTTTTCCAAAGAATAAGGGGCGTTGATATGGAAGCTCCCCTTATGACGGTATTGAACGACCCAAAAGAGATAGTGCTGTTCGGGGAGGATATCTGGAAATGGCGTATCGAGACCTATCGCCAAAATGGTTCATTTGAGGCCTTTGATGCCCTCTTGGGAAGATTGTTGCTCAATATCACTGCCAATGCGGCGAAAAGAAGATTAACGGTCAATTACAATTCTATTTACGATGGAAAAATGGGTGTTGTCATTGGGGCATCCTATTTTGACAAGGCTTTTGTTTTCGACGCGAACGCTTCTTTGGGCATTACCGTTAAGAATACCGAAACCGGGCAATCACGAACCATACCCATGCTTTTAAAGGGTAACCGTTACGATGTGGATTTAGGAGATTTACCGGCAGGGGAGTATGACTTTACCGTTACGGTCGGCGGTGAGAACACTTCACGATCGGGAAGTTTCAAAATACTCGATTTTGACCTTGAGGGCCAGTTTCTATCAGCTAATGATGATAAACTCCAAAGATTGGCCGAAAAATCAAACGGTAGATTATTTTATCCCGACCAAAATGGGGATTTAGTGCAACAACTTTTGACCGATGAACGCTTTGTGCCCATTCAAAAAGGCCGTCAAAATGTTGTATCTTTAATAGATTTTCGCATTTTGTTGGGGCTGTTGGCACTTACACTTGCCGCGGAATGGTTCATTAGAAAATATAACGGATTACTTTAA
- a CDS encoding prohibitin family protein: MDRLPKIALPTVFVIILLVILISKSAVNIGAGEAGVLWKRFGGGVVTDRPPLEEGFHLVAPWNKVYIYEVRRQEIFEKMKVLSSNGLDIQLDASAWYKPDFTDLGKLHKEIGENYLDRIILPTIRSAARSVVGRYTPEQLYSSKRDAIQQEIFEETQKIVGEQYIVLDEVLVRDVTLPPTIKEAIERKLKQEQESLEYEFRLEKAEKEAERQRIEAQGKADANRILSASLTDKILQDKGIEATLKLSQSPNAKVVVVGSGDDGLPLILGNN, from the coding sequence ATGGATAGATTACCAAAAATTGCCTTACCGACGGTTTTTGTCATTATTTTACTGGTTATTTTAATTTCCAAATCAGCGGTGAACATCGGTGCCGGTGAGGCGGGAGTGCTTTGGAAACGCTTCGGAGGGGGTGTGGTGACCGATAGGCCACCGCTTGAGGAAGGCTTTCACCTTGTTGCCCCATGGAACAAAGTATATATTTACGAAGTACGTAGGCAAGAAATCTTTGAAAAGATGAAAGTACTCTCTTCAAACGGATTGGATATTCAATTAGATGCTTCGGCCTGGTACAAACCTGACTTCACCGATCTGGGCAAACTGCACAAAGAAATCGGTGAGAATTATCTAGACCGGATCATTCTGCCGACGATTCGATCTGCGGCAAGAAGCGTTGTGGGTCGCTACACACCAGAGCAACTCTATTCGAGCAAGCGCGATGCCATTCAGCAAGAGATTTTTGAAGAGACCCAAAAAATAGTGGGAGAGCAATATATCGTGTTGGACGAAGTACTGGTCAGGGATGTCACACTGCCCCCGACCATAAAGGAAGCCATTGAACGAAAATTAAAGCAAGAGCAAGAATCATTGGAGTATGAGTTTAGATTGGAGAAGGCCGAAAAAGAAGCCGAAAGACAGCGTATCGAGGCTCAGGGCAAGGCCGATGCCAATAGAATTTTGAGCGCTTCCCTGACCGATAAGATATTGCAAGACAAGGGAATAGAGGCAACATTGAAATTGTCACAATCACCGAATGCCAAAGTGGTGGTGGTGGGTTCAGGTGATGACGGACTCCCCCTGATTTTGGGAAATAACTAA